The Sorangiineae bacterium MSr11367 genome window below encodes:
- a CDS encoding TetR family transcriptional regulator, whose translation MARRTPEDAAKTRDAILDAGLRVFAELGFAAAQLEEIAKRAGVTRGAFYHHFTNKADLYRVILRERWASVMAPVLDVLRTEAKPATRIRSFVAAFLRSVQTDPQMQALMQMSLSGDLSLPDFRDDTGVAHKQDALEELTLSLAEALESAGHTTDALDRARTIVIFLNGAAMSATLHPASMSAPPERLAALFLDGVL comes from the coding sequence ATGGCAAGACGAACCCCTGAAGATGCCGCCAAGACCCGCGATGCCATCCTCGATGCGGGCCTTCGCGTCTTCGCGGAGCTGGGCTTCGCGGCCGCGCAGCTCGAAGAAATCGCCAAGCGCGCCGGCGTGACCCGCGGGGCGTTCTACCACCACTTCACGAACAAGGCCGATCTGTACCGCGTCATCCTGCGCGAGCGATGGGCCTCGGTGATGGCCCCCGTGCTCGACGTCCTTCGCACCGAGGCCAAGCCCGCCACGAGAATCCGCAGCTTCGTCGCCGCGTTCCTTCGGTCCGTGCAAACCGATCCGCAGATGCAGGCGTTGATGCAAATGAGCCTCTCGGGCGACCTCTCCCTTCCCGATTTTCGCGACGACACGGGCGTCGCCCACAAGCAGGACGCGCTCGAGGAGCTAACGCTCTCCCTGGCCGAGGCCCTGGAGTCCGCAGGGCACACGACCGACGCGCTCGATCGGGCGCGCACCATCGTCATCTTTCTGAACGGCGCCGCGATGTCGGCCACCTTGCACCCCGCGTCCATGTCCGCCCCGCCCGAGCGCCTCGCAGCGTTGTTCCTCGACGGCGTTCTCTAA
- a CDS encoding DUF4149 domain-containing protein: MKTDHTLERSSNAVALLAWGTWFGGLVALGAISAPLVFRNVPAPYSADAMTLVFRRFDLFAMACAAIVVGRELASVLMRPRIQRIDAARMGAALIAGALAVVEGVCIAPEIAELHHAGAVRNVGELGMRLEAYHARAESVSKVELFVLVAYVVLFVFSSSPRIVRDP; this comes from the coding sequence ATGAAGACGGACCACACCCTCGAGAGGAGCTCCAATGCGGTCGCCCTGCTGGCCTGGGGCACGTGGTTCGGCGGTCTGGTCGCGCTCGGTGCCATCAGCGCCCCGCTGGTCTTTCGCAACGTGCCCGCGCCGTACAGCGCCGATGCCATGACCCTCGTGTTCCGAAGGTTCGACCTCTTTGCGATGGCGTGTGCGGCCATCGTGGTGGGGCGCGAGCTCGCATCGGTGCTCATGAGGCCGAGAATCCAGCGGATCGACGCCGCCCGCATGGGCGCTGCCCTGATCGCGGGTGCCCTCGCCGTGGTAGAAGGCGTGTGCATCGCCCCCGAGATCGCGGAACTTCACCACGCGGGCGCAGTGCGCAACGTGGGCGAACTCGGGATGCGACTCGAGGCGTACCACGCGCGCGCAGAATCGGTCTCGAAGGTAGAGCTTTTCGTCTTGGTCGCGTACGTGGTCCTGTTCGTCTTTTCCTCGTCTCCACGTATAGTGAGGGATCCTTAG
- a CDS encoding L-2-amino-thiazoline-4-carboxylic acid hydrolase — protein sequence MNETPLLSPLAALGLLEKSFFEYLGKLSLGAEERSIRTRIGDLAPKTRHLVHNELDEGNVGFTLLAVAAYDVLQPQLGREKALHVVDACLNEPLRAWVLEGTAGMLDASPDPFESITRSSREREAHYFGPSFAFERPVDDGFGYVLHVRRCLFHETLRALERTEVQPVLCRFDLNWIDGIDPARHRMRFARPSTFATADLCRMWFMRLEPPMLLKKAHGKTNP from the coding sequence ATGAACGAAACACCGCTTCTTTCTCCCCTCGCCGCCCTCGGCCTCCTGGAAAAGAGCTTCTTCGAGTACCTCGGCAAGCTCTCCCTCGGTGCCGAGGAACGGTCCATCCGCACCCGCATCGGGGACCTCGCGCCGAAGACGCGACACCTGGTCCACAACGAGCTCGATGAAGGCAACGTGGGCTTCACCTTGCTCGCCGTGGCGGCGTACGACGTGTTGCAACCGCAACTCGGACGCGAAAAGGCGCTGCACGTCGTCGACGCGTGCCTCAACGAACCGCTGCGCGCGTGGGTCCTCGAGGGGACGGCGGGCATGCTCGACGCCTCGCCCGACCCGTTCGAGTCCATCACCCGAAGCTCGCGCGAGCGCGAAGCGCACTACTTCGGGCCCTCCTTCGCCTTCGAGCGGCCCGTCGATGACGGCTTCGGCTACGTACTCCACGTGCGACGGTGCCTCTTTCACGAGACGCTGCGAGCCCTCGAACGAACCGAAGTGCAGCCCGTGCTATGCCGCTTCGATCTCAATTGGATCGATGGCATCGACCCCGCGCGCCATCGTATGCGCTTCGCCCGCCCCAGCACCTTCGCCACGGCGGACCTCTGTCGCATGTGGTTCATGCGGCTCGAACCGCCGATGCTTCTGAAAAAAGCCCATGGCAAGACGAACCCCTGA
- a CDS encoding thiamine pyrophosphate-dependent dehydrogenase E1 component subunit alpha has translation MSDATQTSDPDVALHRVLRDDDTADYGASGAVVDPAVLLRAYREMRRLRAIDARMIVLQRQGRVGFYGACTGQEAVPIATGLALEASDWVFPALREQSIMLVRGFPLVSFVAQVFGNSGDVLKGRQMPSHHSGRSVNQVSWSSNIGTQIPQAVGTAWAMKMKKEPHVAVGFMGDGATSEADFHSAMVFAARYKVPALLVCQNNHWSISVPTERQTASRTIAIKGRSYGIPSVRVDGNDLLAVYTVIQAAAQRAREGGGPTFVEALTYRIGAHSTSDDPTRYRSDAEVEAWKKKDPLDRLRRHLAVLGIVDEGVDAKLDAEFAAEIGEAVNQVEAMPPPPRESLFEDVYAVPPWHLVEQRRGAIS, from the coding sequence ATGTCCGATGCCACGCAAACCTCCGACCCGGATGTAGCGCTGCACCGCGTCCTGCGCGACGACGACACGGCGGACTACGGCGCCTCGGGCGCGGTCGTCGATCCCGCGGTTCTCCTTCGAGCGTACCGCGAAATGCGCCGTCTCCGCGCCATCGACGCGCGCATGATCGTGCTCCAGCGCCAGGGGCGCGTCGGCTTCTACGGCGCGTGCACGGGGCAAGAGGCCGTGCCCATCGCCACCGGCCTGGCCCTCGAGGCCTCGGACTGGGTGTTCCCCGCATTGCGCGAGCAGAGCATCATGCTCGTGCGCGGCTTTCCGTTGGTGTCCTTCGTGGCCCAGGTGTTCGGCAATTCGGGCGACGTGCTCAAAGGCCGGCAGATGCCCAGCCACCACTCGGGCCGCAGCGTCAATCAGGTCAGCTGGTCCTCCAACATCGGCACGCAGATCCCGCAGGCCGTGGGCACCGCGTGGGCGATGAAGATGAAGAAAGAGCCGCACGTTGCCGTCGGCTTCATGGGCGACGGCGCTACCAGCGAGGCGGACTTCCACTCCGCCATGGTCTTTGCCGCACGCTACAAAGTGCCGGCCCTTCTCGTTTGCCAGAACAACCATTGGTCGATCAGCGTTCCCACCGAGCGCCAGACCGCCTCGCGCACCATCGCCATCAAAGGCCGTTCGTACGGCATCCCCAGCGTTCGCGTCGATGGCAACGATTTGCTTGCAGTCTACACGGTCATCCAAGCTGCCGCGCAGCGTGCGCGGGAGGGCGGGGGACCCACCTTCGTGGAGGCGCTCACCTACCGCATCGGTGCGCACTCCACGAGCGACGACCCGACGCGTTATCGGTCCGATGCGGAGGTCGAGGCATGGAAGAAGAAAGACCCACTCGACCGATTGCGGCGCCATCTCGCCGTGCTCGGCATCGTCGACGAAGGGGTGGACGCCAAGCTCGACGCGGAGTTTGCCGCCGAGATCGGCGAGGCGGTGAACCAGGTCGAGGCAATGCCGCCGCCGCCACGTGAAAGTTTGTTCGAGGACGTGTACGCCGTCCCCCCCTGGCACCTGGTCGAGCAGCGTCGGGGCGCTATCTCGTAG
- a CDS encoding HEAT repeat domain-containing protein yields the protein MLTPPLARNLEASVRDLESTRPSTRVSSIADLVRHAQGDAAVRTRAIPLLEKALSSDAAAEVRSAAAVALGDLAASEALSALLVAVEDADLHVRQMALNALGEIGDVRALPRLRRALSDARPEVRYQGIIAFCRVAQEEEDALEALEKATSDEDAAVRYIALRIAEERIDTAAKHLPPPSCDGTRSERAASWMKLGPRAREMLHDPARQVRVVAAIFLAKAGDDTGHEIIERVVRGQLRADKEDEREAVEIAGELGLRDLVPQLERRAWGAQTWLGLRDTCAFHAKIALARMDHPRARAEIARDLRAAKRETRSAAVVAAGRARLVDLRETIAAMPDDAVEPELRADALQRLQRGPYSVKA from the coding sequence ATGCTCACGCCGCCGCTTGCCAGAAACCTCGAAGCCTCCGTGCGCGATCTCGAATCGACGCGGCCTTCCACGCGCGTCTCCTCGATCGCCGATCTGGTGCGGCATGCCCAAGGCGATGCGGCCGTGCGCACGCGGGCCATCCCGCTGCTCGAGAAAGCGCTGTCCTCGGATGCGGCGGCGGAGGTTCGCTCGGCCGCCGCCGTGGCCCTCGGCGATCTCGCGGCGAGCGAGGCGTTGAGCGCGCTGCTCGTGGCCGTGGAAGATGCCGATCTTCACGTGCGGCAGATGGCCCTGAATGCCCTGGGCGAAATCGGTGACGTGCGCGCGCTGCCCCGCCTTCGCCGCGCGCTCTCCGATGCGCGGCCCGAGGTGCGCTACCAAGGAATCATCGCGTTCTGCCGTGTCGCGCAAGAAGAGGAAGACGCGCTGGAGGCCCTGGAAAAGGCGACGTCGGACGAGGACGCGGCGGTTCGCTACATCGCGCTGCGCATCGCCGAAGAGCGCATCGACACGGCGGCGAAGCACCTGCCGCCACCGTCGTGCGACGGCACGCGCTCGGAGCGTGCGGCGTCGTGGATGAAGCTCGGCCCGCGCGCCCGCGAGATGTTGCACGATCCGGCGCGGCAGGTCCGCGTGGTGGCGGCCATCTTCCTCGCCAAGGCGGGCGACGACACCGGGCACGAGATCATCGAGCGCGTCGTGCGCGGGCAGCTCCGCGCCGACAAGGAAGACGAGCGCGAGGCCGTCGAGATCGCGGGAGAGCTCGGCCTGCGCGATCTCGTTCCGCAGCTCGAACGCCGGGCCTGGGGCGCGCAAACTTGGCTGGGGTTGCGTGACACGTGCGCCTTCCACGCGAAGATCGCGCTGGCCCGCATGGATCATCCCCGCGCGCGGGCCGAGATCGCGCGCGATCTCCGCGCAGCCAAGCGCGAAACGCGTTCGGCCGCCGTGGTGGCCGCCGGGCGCGCGCGCCTGGTGGACTTGCGCGAAACCATCGCGGCGATGCCCGACGACGCGGTCGAGCCGGAGCTTCGGGCCGATGCCCTCCAACGCCTGCAGCGCGGTCCCTATTCGGTGAAGGCCTGA
- a CDS encoding YfhL family 4Fe-4S dicluster ferredoxin, which produces MSTYITADCINCGACEPECPNEAISEGDEIYVIDPELCTECVGFHDHEACQAVCPVECCLPDPNHTEDEKILLERALRLHPEDEELKKVAQANEFPSRFRK; this is translated from the coding sequence ATGTCGACGTACATCACGGCGGACTGCATTAATTGTGGAGCATGCGAACCGGAGTGCCCGAACGAGGCCATTAGCGAGGGTGACGAAATCTACGTCATCGATCCGGAGCTCTGCACCGAGTGCGTTGGATTTCACGATCACGAAGCCTGCCAGGCCGTGTGCCCCGTCGAGTGCTGCCTCCCGGATCCGAACCACACCGAGGACGAGAAGATCCTTCTCGAGCGGGCCCTCCGCCTGCACCCGGAAGATGAGGAGCTGAAGAAGGTAGCGCAGGCGAACGAGTTCCCGTCTCGCTTCCGCAAGTGA
- a CDS encoding ABC transporter permease subunit yields the protein MKAVPLLLVFLLSAAVVLFGHGSPTRLDPILAWTAPSVARPFGSGEGGIDLLSLTAHAELRGIVLAVLVALGGFVLGTPLGAAAAFARGRFERGVARTCDLLQAFPTFLLALVVLSAVRSPTRWHLGLVFSLTAWAPFARLALAQARVLRAAAFVDASVALGQTPPRVFWHHVLPNLLGVVKVQLGSTASAIVVSEAALAFVGFGPHDGVSLGNVLDQGVAAMLRAPHVLTVGALAVFVTSASMLLAAGGERT from the coding sequence GTGAAGGCGGTTCCGCTGCTCCTCGTGTTTCTCCTTTCGGCCGCGGTGGTGCTCTTTGGCCATGGCTCGCCGACCCGGCTCGATCCCATCTTGGCGTGGACGGCACCCAGCGTGGCGCGGCCTTTTGGATCGGGGGAGGGGGGCATCGATTTGCTGTCGCTCACGGCCCATGCGGAGCTTCGGGGCATCGTGCTCGCCGTGTTGGTGGCGCTGGGCGGCTTCGTCCTGGGGACGCCGCTCGGTGCGGCGGCGGCATTCGCGCGCGGTCGGTTCGAACGCGGCGTGGCCCGCACCTGCGATCTCTTGCAGGCCTTTCCCACGTTCCTGCTCGCGCTGGTGGTGCTCTCGGCGGTGCGCAGTCCGACGCGGTGGCACCTGGGGCTCGTGTTCTCGCTCACCGCGTGGGCCCCGTTCGCGCGGCTCGCCCTGGCCCAGGCGCGCGTGCTGCGGGCGGCGGCCTTCGTCGACGCCTCGGTCGCGCTGGGGCAGACGCCCCCGCGGGTGTTCTGGCACCATGTGCTGCCGAATCTGCTCGGTGTGGTCAAAGTCCAGCTGGGGTCGACGGCTTCGGCCATCGTGGTGAGCGAGGCCGCCCTCGCGTTCGTCGGCTTCGGACCGCACGACGGCGTTTCCCTGGGCAACGTTCTCGATCAAGGGGTTGCCGCCATGCTTCGCGCGCCGCACGTGCTCACGGTGGGGGCGCTCGCGGTCTTCGTCACGAGCGCATCCATGCTGTTGGCCGCCGGGGGCGAACGGACGTAA
- a CDS encoding ABC transporter permease, which translates to MAAGRPASRVTFSFARSLVAMAWRGAEAIALLVVLASLVFLALRTLPGDPAALILGDQASAAELSALRARLGFDRPLYVQYARFLRGLLTLDFGDSLRRPGVRAATRVFEALGPTGELAGLAVAMGSVVGVTSAVLAVGPWLGAGRRHVERAFVVVASTPLLAFAPLLTYVFAVRWRVLPLPGDPDAGLLGLAFASGLLAVPLSAHVARIGRAALQDVSGAPFLTVVRAKGGSFARAWFLHGLPATAGPIVTTIGTQLGALLGGAVVLERLFERPGLGTLILESYASRDLPVLEASVVAAGSLFVATQALAGAVHAAIDPRVRS; encoded by the coding sequence ATGGCGGCGGGTAGACCGGCCTCCCGCGTTACGTTTTCGTTTGCGCGCAGCCTCGTTGCGATGGCCTGGCGCGGCGCCGAAGCCATCGCGCTGCTCGTGGTCCTCGCGTCGCTGGTCTTCTTGGCCCTGCGCACCCTGCCGGGCGATCCGGCGGCCCTGATCCTCGGTGACCAAGCCAGCGCTGCGGAGCTTTCCGCGCTGCGGGCGCGTTTGGGGTTCGATCGGCCGCTTTATGTGCAGTATGCACGCTTCTTGCGAGGCCTGCTGACGCTCGACTTCGGCGACTCCCTTCGCCGGCCCGGCGTCCGTGCGGCGACCCGCGTGTTCGAGGCCTTGGGCCCGACCGGGGAGCTTGCCGGGTTGGCCGTGGCGATGGGATCGGTGGTGGGCGTCACCTCGGCGGTGCTCGCCGTGGGGCCGTGGCTCGGGGCAGGGCGGCGCCACGTGGAGCGGGCCTTCGTCGTGGTGGCCTCGACGCCGCTGCTCGCGTTTGCGCCGCTTCTGACCTACGTGTTCGCCGTGCGCTGGCGCGTACTTCCGCTGCCGGGGGATCCCGACGCGGGCCTTCTCGGGCTCGCCTTTGCCAGCGGGCTGCTCGCCGTGCCGCTGTCCGCGCACGTGGCCCGCATCGGGCGGGCGGCCCTTCAGGACGTGAGCGGCGCCCCGTTTCTCACGGTGGTGCGGGCCAAGGGCGGGAGCTTTGCCCGCGCGTGGTTTCTGCACGGGCTGCCCGCGACGGCCGGCCCCATCGTGACCACCATCGGGACGCAGCTCGGCGCGCTCCTCGGCGGTGCGGTCGTCTTGGAGCGGCTCTTCGAGCGGCCCGGGCTCGGCACCTTGATCCTCGAGTCGTACGCCTCGCGGGATTTGCCGGTGCTCGAGGCCTCCGTCGTGGCCGCGGGCTCGCTTTTCGTGGCGACGCAAGCCCTTGCCGGCGCCGTACATGCGGCCATCGACCCGCGGGTGCGTTCGTGA